The proteins below come from a single Magnetococcales bacterium genomic window:
- a CDS encoding alpha/beta fold hydrolase, with amino-acid sequence MSPLFRTLTVVVAAILSLWSVNARADLIVLVHGYLSDGRSWHGSGIVSMFQSQRWPLGGALLPQPPFVIDDTREKGGQVPEHTVFLAELPSLAPLAVQALVLESELVHLGRRHPGQPLIIVGHSAGGVVARLALVRGQLPPVRALITIAAPHLGTPRAEMALDAISDPWPLEVFKDFFVGGPYPLLRESSGLLFDLARPFPGSLLFALNLAPHPDIRYISVIRTQPFLFGDTLVPGFSQDMNRIPALAGKAEVVLVPGDHPLHPGDGMVLQQLIRKLAKGPSR; translated from the coding sequence ATGTCCCCCCTGTTCCGAACCCTGACTGTCGTTGTTGCGGCGATCCTGTCTTTGTGGAGCGTGAATGCCCGGGCCGATCTGATCGTTCTGGTCCACGGTTATTTGAGTGATGGGCGTTCCTGGCACGGCAGCGGCATTGTTTCCATGTTTCAATCCCAGCGTTGGCCTCTGGGGGGAGCGCTTCTTCCTCAGCCGCCGTTCGTCATCGATGACACTCGGGAAAAGGGGGGACAGGTCCCGGAGCACACCGTCTTTCTGGCGGAGCTTCCTTCCCTGGCGCCGCTGGCGGTCCAGGCCCTGGTCCTGGAGTCGGAACTGGTCCATCTGGGGCGGCGTCATCCCGGGCAACCCCTGATCATCGTCGGTCATTCGGCGGGTGGGGTCGTGGCTCGGTTGGCCCTCGTTCGGGGACAACTTCCACCGGTCAGGGCATTGATCACCATCGCCGCGCCCCATCTGGGAACACCGCGGGCCGAGATGGCACTGGACGCCATTTCCGATCCCTGGCCCCTGGAGGTCTTCAAGGACTTTTTCGTCGGTGGACCCTACCCGTTGTTGCGTGAATCCAGTGGTCTTCTGTTCGATCTGGCCCGACCTTTTCCCGGATCCCTTCTCTTCGCGCTTAATCTGGCCCCGCACCCCGACATTCGCTACATCAGCGTCATTCGCACCCAGCCTTTTCTGTTCGGGGATACCCTTGTGCCAGGATTCAGTCAGGACATGAACCGGATTCCGGCGTTGGCGGGAAAAGCGGAGGTGGTTCTTGTTCCCGGCGACCATCCACTCCATCCCGGCGATGGCATGGTCTTGCAACAATTGATCCGGAAATTGGCGAAGGGTCCATCCCGTTGA
- a CDS encoding efflux RND transporter permease subunit, with amino-acid sequence MIAWFARNGVAANLLMVVICLLGLWAALDRIVLEVFPEFERDVVSVALTYRGATPTEVEEGAIVRIEEAIADLEGIEKITATAREGSGGVTIEVAPGRARELLDDIKSRVDAIGSFPADMERPVYRVQEFKREVIGVVVAGSLPEAQLRRLGREVRDDLIALPEVRQVELSGLRPAEISIEISENTLLRHGLSLDGIAQVIGRYSTDLPSGSIRTGTGEILLATRGQGRTVADFARIPIISDVEGARLTLGEIATIRDGFEEEPLSSRFNGQPAVMLSVYRGGGQSVLKVAEAVRDYVVAKRESLPPGIHLDYWRDRSRVVKLRLDTLLDNAIQGGILIFICLSMFLRVSVAIWVCIGIPISFMGALAIMPEMGITLNLMSLFAFILVEGIVVDDSIITSENIHAHLSRGSDGLTAAIQGTREVSVPVTFGFLTTVVAFLPLLFVGGVRGPIYAEIPMIVIPVLIASWIETKLILPAHMRHVHIPPPRPVGKGERGFSFRVTDWINPFATTLERFILGVYRPFLEGVLAYRYLTLAVFIGGSFIILAYVQSGRYGFTFFPRIQSEVARASLTMETGTPETVTSRHLDRITSAAAALAVKYRDPATGESVIRNMLATLGTTSGDSGGRSAGGNAALGSVSLELVAPEERTLPVDTTRLVHEWREAIGPIPGAKELNFRAEIGRGGDPIAIRLTGQDFATLARVAKVVRERLADYEGVFDIQDSLDDRKKEMTLRLRPEAEGLGLTTLDLGRQVRQAFFGAEVQRFVRGEEDLRVMVRFPREERHSLASLETMAIRTADGREVPLLSVAEVHQGTGLARIDRVDRQRTVEVTADLRKEKVDSSRIVADMEVFLTRLIAQYPGVRFSFEGEVREQSESFGSLFYGVLFTLFSIYALLAIPLQSYTQPLLVMLVIPFSVVGAILGHILLGMNLSLMSLMGMLALAGVVVNDSLVLMDWINQRRRLGEGAMEAVRGCGVARFRAIFLTSLTIFLGLAPLILEKSTQAQFLIPMAVSLGGGVLYGAFLSLLLIPAGYMIMEDARSLAIRLFSLRRS; translated from the coding sequence ATGATCGCATGGTTTGCCCGCAATGGCGTTGCCGCAAATCTTCTGATGGTGGTCATCTGCCTGCTGGGATTGTGGGCGGCGTTGGATCGCATCGTTCTGGAGGTGTTTCCCGAATTCGAACGTGATGTGGTGTCGGTGGCCCTGACCTATCGGGGGGCGACGCCGACCGAGGTCGAGGAGGGGGCGATCGTTCGGATCGAGGAGGCCATCGCCGATCTGGAAGGGATCGAAAAAATAACCGCCACCGCCCGCGAAGGGAGTGGCGGGGTGACGATTGAGGTCGCTCCGGGAAGAGCGCGGGAACTGCTTGACGACATCAAGAGTCGGGTCGATGCCATCGGCTCCTTTCCCGCCGACATGGAACGCCCGGTCTATCGTGTCCAGGAGTTCAAACGCGAGGTGATCGGGGTGGTCGTGGCGGGATCCCTTCCCGAGGCGCAATTGCGCCGCCTGGGCCGGGAGGTGCGCGATGATCTGATTGCCCTTCCCGAGGTGCGGCAGGTGGAACTGTCGGGACTGCGTCCGGCGGAAATTTCCATCGAAATATCGGAAAATACCCTGTTGCGCCATGGACTTTCCCTCGATGGGATCGCCCAGGTGATTGGCCGGTATTCGACCGATCTTCCTTCGGGGTCGATCCGGACCGGGACCGGGGAAATTCTTCTGGCGACGCGGGGACAGGGGCGCACCGTGGCCGATTTTGCCCGCATTCCCATCATTTCCGACGTCGAGGGCGCCCGTCTTACCTTGGGGGAGATCGCTACCATTCGCGACGGGTTCGAGGAGGAACCGCTGTCGTCGCGCTTCAACGGGCAACCGGCGGTGATGCTGTCGGTCTATCGTGGCGGTGGGCAGAGTGTCTTGAAGGTCGCCGAAGCGGTCCGGGACTATGTCGTGGCCAAACGGGAATCTCTTCCTCCGGGGATTCACCTGGACTATTGGCGTGACCGTTCCCGCGTGGTCAAACTGCGGCTTGACACCTTGTTGGACAACGCCATCCAGGGGGGGATCCTGATCTTCATCTGCCTGTCGATGTTTTTACGGGTGTCCGTGGCCATCTGGGTCTGCATCGGCATTCCCATTTCTTTCATGGGCGCCCTGGCCATCATGCCGGAGATGGGGATCACCCTGAACCTGATGAGTCTGTTTGCTTTTATTCTTGTCGAGGGGATCGTCGTGGACGATTCCATCATCACCAGCGAAAACATTCACGCCCACCTGAGCCGTGGCAGCGATGGCCTGACCGCCGCCATTCAGGGGACCCGCGAGGTGTCGGTACCGGTCACCTTCGGTTTTTTGACGACGGTGGTGGCCTTTTTGCCGCTTTTGTTCGTTGGGGGGGTGCGGGGACCGATCTACGCCGAAATCCCCATGATTGTCATCCCGGTGCTGATCGCTTCCTGGATCGAAACAAAGTTGATCCTGCCCGCGCACATGCGTCATGTCCATATCCCGCCCCCCCGTCCCGTGGGCAAAGGGGAACGGGGATTTTCCTTCAGGGTCACCGATTGGATCAACCCGTTCGCGACCACCTTGGAACGGTTCATTCTGGGGGTCTATCGCCCGTTCCTGGAAGGGGTACTCGCGTATCGATATCTGACCCTGGCGGTATTTATCGGTGGTTCCTTCATCATTCTGGCCTATGTTCAGAGTGGCCGGTACGGTTTTACCTTCTTTCCCCGGATCCAGAGCGAGGTGGCACGGGCGAGTCTGACCATGGAAACGGGAACGCCCGAGACGGTCACATCGCGCCATCTGGATCGGATCACCAGCGCGGCCGCGGCCCTTGCCGTCAAATATCGTGATCCTGCCACCGGGGAATCGGTCATCCGCAACATGCTTGCCACTCTTGGAACCACCTCGGGGGATTCCGGGGGAAGGTCGGCGGGTGGGAATGCTGCGCTGGGATCGGTCAGTCTGGAACTGGTTGCGCCCGAGGAACGGACCTTGCCGGTCGATACCACCCGTCTGGTCCACGAATGGCGCGAGGCCATCGGTCCCATACCCGGGGCGAAGGAACTCAATTTCCGCGCGGAAATTGGCCGCGGCGGCGATCCCATCGCCATTCGTCTGACGGGACAGGATTTTGCCACGCTTGCTCGGGTCGCAAAAGTGGTACGGGAACGTTTGGCGGACTACGAGGGGGTGTTTGACATCCAGGATTCTCTGGACGACCGCAAAAAAGAAATGACCCTGAGGCTTCGTCCCGAAGCGGAAGGGCTTGGATTGACCACCCTTGATCTGGGACGGCAGGTGCGTCAGGCTTTTTTTGGCGCCGAAGTGCAACGGTTTGTCCGGGGGGAGGAGGATCTCCGGGTCATGGTCCGTTTTCCCCGGGAAGAACGCCATTCCCTGGCGAGCCTGGAGACCATGGCGATCCGTACCGCCGATGGAAGGGAGGTTCCTCTTCTTTCCGTGGCCGAGGTCCATCAGGGGACCGGTCTGGCCCGGATCGACCGGGTCGATCGGCAACGGACGGTGGAAGTCACAGCCGATCTGCGCAAGGAAAAGGTTGACTCAAGTCGCATCGTTGCCGACATGGAGGTCTTTCTGACCCGGTTGATTGCCCAGTATCCTGGAGTTCGCTTTTCTTTCGAAGGAGAGGTGCGCGAGCAGTCGGAATCCTTCGGCAGTCTGTTTTACGGGGTTCTGTTCACCCTGTTTTCCATCTATGCGCTGTTGGCCATTCCGCTGCAATCCTATACCCAGCCGTTGCTTGTCATGCTGGTGATCCCGTTCAGTGTCGTCGGCGCCATCCTGGGACACATTCTTCTGGGGATGAATCTGAGCCTGATGAGCCTTATGGGGATGTTGGCCCTGGCGGGGGTGGTGGTCAACGACAGCCTGGTGTTGATGGATTGGATCAATCAGCGGCGGCGGCTCGGAGAAGGGGCGATGGAAGCGGTTCGCGGGTGTGGCGTTGCCCGGTTTCGCGCGATTTTTCTCACCTCCCTGACCATTTTCCTCGGGCTGGCGCCGCTGATCCTGGAAAAAAGCACCCAGGCGCAATTTCTCATTCCGATGGCGGTTTCCCTGGGGGGTGGCGTTCTGTACGGCGCTTTTTTGAGTCTGCTTCTCATCCCCGCGGGATACATGATCATGGAGGATGCACGATCCCTGGCGATACGGTTGTTTTCCTTGCGGCGCTCATGA
- a CDS encoding methyltransferase domain-containing protein: protein MDSIPIKPIPFEPGPIDPGLPDRGQATPSFCPSGAAPAVTTDAAIDFLRVRRGWERAGQQKKEFWNGSLLHATGTALAERLLELRRQPAIILDLGCRSGWMRQEVQRVSRGIPRTSKTHQDPRIVSATFATSPARAIARPPSRFGRFDPLGPLGPFRKQPAVLCADPTFLPFAAHTFDAVFSNMALHWIADRRAALKEIRRVLKPEGVFFFSMAGAETLIELRTCLAWIDQKHHQQVRRRILPLPTLQPLGDELLSLGFRQPVVDRELLHATFPDPWTLIRHLHRMGGCSPLADQGKTPTGKRFFREMSDLYQARHAPNRGPIPVTVEILFGHGWCPS from the coding sequence TTGGATTCCATTCCGATCAAACCCATTCCGTTCGAACCCGGCCCGATCGACCCAGGGCTGCCCGATCGCGGCCAGGCCACTCCATCCTTCTGCCCTTCCGGTGCCGCCCCCGCGGTCACGACCGATGCCGCCATCGATTTCTTGCGTGTCCGCAGGGGATGGGAACGGGCAGGACAACAAAAAAAGGAATTCTGGAACGGCTCGCTTCTTCATGCCACGGGCACGGCCCTGGCGGAACGACTGCTGGAGCTGCGCCGGCAACCCGCAATCATCCTTGATCTGGGATGCCGCAGCGGCTGGATGCGACAAGAAGTGCAGCGCGTCTCCCGTGGCATCCCGCGGACATCGAAAACGCACCAGGACCCCCGCATCGTTTCCGCCACGTTTGCCACCAGTCCTGCCCGGGCAATCGCCCGCCCGCCGTCACGATTCGGTCGATTCGATCCACTGGGGCCACTGGGACCATTCCGGAAACAACCTGCGGTCCTTTGCGCCGATCCGACCTTTCTCCCCTTTGCCGCCCACACCTTCGATGCCGTATTCTCCAACATGGCCCTGCACTGGATCGCCGATCGCCGCGCCGCCTTGAAGGAAATACGCAGGGTATTGAAACCCGAGGGTGTTTTTTTCTTTTCCATGGCGGGAGCGGAAACCCTTATCGAGTTGCGCACCTGTCTGGCATGGATCGACCAGAAACATCACCAGCAGGTCCGACGCCGCATCCTCCCCTTGCCAACGCTCCAGCCTTTGGGCGATGAACTCCTGTCCCTGGGATTCCGCCAGCCGGTGGTCGATCGGGAACTCCTCCACGCGACCTTTCCCGATCCCTGGACCCTGATCCGTCATCTGCACCGGATGGGAGGATGCAGTCCATTGGCCGACCAGGGAAAAACACCGACGGGAAAACGTTTTTTCCGCGAGATGAGCGACCTGTATCAAGCCCGGCATGCCCCGAACCGGGGGCCCATCCCCGTGACGGTGGAAATCCTGTTCGGCCATGGGTGGTGTCCTTCCTGA
- a CDS encoding TolC family protein encodes MTSHWYFTCFLFVSMGLGGCLGESLGPERTLDVPDAWHAPWAVSGEVVAGWLGDFAAPQLDTLVAQALRESPDLRSAALKIDAARQRMAIASGSLWPGVSLDGEVRRSGPEPERTVHGIDGTISWEIDLWRRLSLNRDVAQAELKGAEAEWCGARFSLAANVARGWFRVVELEGQIQQAGHNLDLLDQSLKIIEERYRGGLTTPLDLRLARTDRAQGEEQLAARGMEWDAAQRTLETLLGRYPEGRMTTSARALPRLSRQVPAGLPAQLLDRRCDLKAARQQLTGTRLRFESARRNRLPTIRLTTTGGMASDALRDLLDWDNLVWSMVGGLTQPLFQGGRLRAEEALARVEHRQAWSGYAKAVLVAFREVETTLAATTLLAEREHALEGQVREARKAVQEAMERYREGLTDILTLLETERRLFQAESARLGVARAVLDNRVSLHLALGGDFAE; translated from the coding sequence ATGACGTCTCATTGGTATTTTACCTGTTTTCTTTTTGTTTCCATGGGTCTCGGCGGTTGTCTTGGAGAATCCCTGGGGCCGGAACGGACGCTTGATGTCCCGGATGCGTGGCATGCGCCATGGGCAGTGTCCGGGGAGGTTGTCGCGGGCTGGTTGGGCGATTTTGCCGCTCCGCAACTGGATACACTGGTCGCCCAGGCGCTTCGGGAAAGTCCCGATCTGCGTTCCGCGGCCCTTAAAATAGATGCGGCCCGGCAGCGGATGGCCATCGCTTCGGGGTCGCTTTGGCCTGGCGTGTCGCTCGATGGCGAGGTCCGGCGCAGCGGACCTGAACCGGAACGGACTGTTCATGGCATCGACGGAACCATCTCCTGGGAGATCGATTTGTGGCGGCGCCTCTCCTTGAATCGCGATGTGGCGCAGGCTGAGTTGAAGGGGGCCGAAGCAGAATGGTGTGGCGCACGGTTTTCCTTGGCTGCCAATGTGGCCCGCGGATGGTTTCGGGTCGTGGAACTGGAAGGCCAGATTCAACAGGCAGGACATAACCTTGACCTGCTCGATCAATCCCTGAAAATCATCGAGGAACGTTACCGTGGCGGCTTGACGACACCGTTGGATCTTCGTCTTGCCCGTACCGACCGTGCCCAGGGCGAGGAACAGCTCGCGGCGCGCGGAATGGAGTGGGATGCGGCGCAACGGACCCTGGAAACTCTTCTTGGACGATACCCCGAGGGAAGAATGACGACATCTGCTCGGGCCTTGCCGCGTCTGTCGCGCCAGGTCCCGGCGGGGCTTCCGGCCCAACTGCTCGACCGCCGCTGTGATCTGAAGGCGGCGCGACAACAATTGACCGGGACCCGGCTCCGTTTCGAGAGTGCACGGCGCAACCGGCTGCCGACGATCCGCCTGACCACCACCGGGGGAATGGCAAGCGATGCGTTGCGGGACCTTCTGGATTGGGACAACCTGGTTTGGAGCATGGTGGGGGGGCTGACGCAACCGCTGTTCCAGGGGGGACGGTTGCGGGCCGAAGAGGCCCTGGCTCGGGTCGAACACCGCCAGGCCTGGAGCGGATATGCCAAGGCGGTGCTGGTGGCCTTCCGTGAGGTCGAGACCACCCTGGCCGCCACCACCCTTCTGGCCGAACGGGAACATGCCCTGGAGGGGCAGGTCCGGGAGGCGCGAAAAGCTGTTCAGGAGGCGATGGAACGTTATCGGGAAGGGCTGACCGACATTCTGACGCTGCTTGAAACGGAGCGTCGTCTTTTCCAGGCGGAAAGTGCCCGTCTTGGCGTCGCCCGGGCGGTCTTGGACAATCGGGTCTCCCTGCATCTGGCCCTGGGAGGAGATTTTGCCGAATAA
- a CDS encoding efflux RND transporter periplasmic adaptor subunit encodes MLLRILLFVAVLGGALVFGFHLLRTPPKVEKKGMPPMIPVVEVIEAQPSPYRIRVFSQGTVAPRTRMTLSAQVSGVIVDIHPSLRNGGFFDKGRILARIDATDHEHAITIAAAEVAKARLSLRETEAQAEQAKRDWEKSGLTGSPGALVLQQPQLEQARALLAAAQARLDQAKVDRDRTRIEAPFSGRVLEKMVDVGQFVARGTSVATLYAVDSVEVRLPISERQFGMLRLPESYPGEATPVGPVVRIEGDSGGVMGRWLGRIVRTEGTIDTRTRQVFVIAQVDAPYARSADGQGPLKVGRHVVAAIQGPILKGVFVLPREVVDAGRVWLVSEKGELESRPVTTIWQDREEVVVTAGLRRGEVICRTMLPYAVAGMKVHVSK; translated from the coding sequence ATGCTCCTGCGGATTCTGCTGTTCGTGGCTGTATTGGGGGGGGCGCTGGTCTTTGGTTTCCATTTGCTTCGGACCCCTCCCAAGGTTGAGAAAAAAGGGATGCCGCCGATGATTCCGGTGGTGGAGGTGATTGAGGCCCAGCCATCGCCCTATCGAATTCGGGTTTTCAGCCAGGGGACGGTGGCGCCGCGGACGCGGATGACGTTGTCGGCCCAGGTTTCCGGCGTCATTGTGGACATCCATCCCAGTCTGCGCAACGGTGGTTTTTTCGACAAGGGACGGATTCTGGCCCGTATCGATGCCACCGATCATGAACATGCCATCACCATTGCCGCGGCCGAGGTGGCCAAGGCCCGCCTGTCCCTTCGTGAAACCGAGGCCCAGGCGGAGCAGGCGAAGCGCGATTGGGAAAAGTCGGGTCTGACGGGATCGCCGGGGGCGTTGGTTCTGCAACAACCGCAACTGGAACAGGCTCGGGCGCTTTTGGCAGCGGCCCAGGCCCGTCTCGACCAGGCAAAGGTCGATCGGGATCGGACCCGGATCGAGGCGCCGTTTTCCGGGCGGGTCCTGGAAAAGATGGTCGATGTGGGACAGTTCGTCGCCCGCGGGACTTCGGTGGCCACTCTTTATGCCGTGGACAGCGTCGAGGTTCGTCTTCCCATCTCCGAACGGCAGTTTGGCATGTTGCGTCTGCCTGAAAGTTATCCGGGCGAAGCGACTCCGGTGGGGCCGGTCGTCCGGATCGAGGGGGATTCGGGTGGGGTGATGGGCCGATGGTTGGGACGGATCGTTCGCACCGAAGGGACCATCGATACCCGTACCCGGCAGGTGTTCGTCATTGCCCAGGTCGATGCCCCCTATGCCCGTTCCGCCGATGGTCAGGGACCGCTCAAGGTGGGTCGGCATGTCGTGGCGGCCATTCAGGGACCGATTCTCAAGGGGGTGTTTGTCCTTCCCCGGGAGGTGGTTGATGCGGGGCGGGTGTGGCTGGTTTCCGAAAAGGGGGAACTGGAGTCCCGTCCGGTGACGACGATCTGGCAGGATCGGGAGGAGGTGGTGGTGACGGCGGGATTGCGCCGGGGAGAGGTGATCTGTCGGACGATGCTTCCGTATGCCGTCGCGGGGATGAAGGTTCATGTCTCTAAATAA
- a CDS encoding (2Fe-2S) ferredoxin domain-containing protein, translated as MKPKLIICVKHRAMNPDSCAGRGSQSLVEQFGTIIRQRNLAIDIETVHCLGQCKNGPNMRLAPGGEFFQGVGPEKVEEIIGKALAMGDSARS; from the coding sequence ATGAAACCGAAGTTGATCATCTGCGTCAAACATCGCGCCATGAATCCCGACTCCTGCGCCGGACGCGGCAGCCAGTCCCTGGTGGAACAGTTTGGCACGATCATCCGCCAACGCAATCTGGCCATCGACATCGAGACCGTCCACTGCCTTGGCCAATGCAAAAACGGTCCCAACATGCGTTTGGCCCCTGGAGGGGAATTTTTTCAAGGTGTCGGCCCCGAAAAGGTCGAAGAGATCATCGGCAAGGCGTTGGCCATGGGAGATTCCGCCCGATCATGA